The proteins below come from a single Nitrosospira sp. Is2 genomic window:
- the cycA gene encoding cytochrome c-550 CycA yields the protein MSHRMTFALAAAALFAVISGSAAAQSFEGRKKCSSCHKSQAESWGDTAHAKAMESLKPGTKEEAKKKAKLDPKKDYTKDKDCVGCHVDGWGKEGGYTVDDPNKFLTGVGCESCHGPGSKYRGMHRKSGAAYEKSKKTAPRSSLADAGQDFAFEESCNACHMNYEGSPWKGVKKPYTPYHPGVDKKYTFNFDKYVKDVKAMHEHYKLDGVFEGDPKFKYHDDFQSKAKVGKKTEVDD from the coding sequence ATGAGCCATCGCATGACATTCGCACTTGCCGCCGCAGCCCTGTTTGCGGTGATATCCGGGAGTGCGGCCGCGCAATCGTTTGAGGGCCGCAAGAAATGCAGTTCCTGTCACAAGAGCCAGGCTGAATCCTGGGGAGACACGGCGCACGCCAAGGCCATGGAATCGTTAAAGCCCGGCACCAAGGAGGAGGCCAAGAAAAAGGCCAAGCTCGATCCTAAAAAGGATTACACCAAGGACAAGGATTGCGTAGGCTGCCATGTTGACGGCTGGGGCAAGGAAGGCGGCTACACGGTTGATGACCCCAACAAGTTCCTGACCGGCGTGGGCTGCGAATCGTGCCATGGACCGGGATCGAAGTACCGGGGCATGCACCGCAAATCGGGTGCGGCCTATGAGAAATCGAAGAAGACCGCCCCGCGCTCATCGCTGGCCGATGCCGGACAGGACTTTGCCTTTGAAGAGAGCTGCAATGCCTGCCACATGAACTATGAAGGCTCGCCCTGGAAGGGTGTCAAGAAGCCCTACACCCCCTATCACCCGGGTGTGGACAAGAAATACACCTTCAACTTTGACAAATACGTAAAGGACGTCAAGGCCATGCACGAGCACTACAAACTGGACGGCGTCTTCGAGGGAGATCCCAAGTTCAAGTACCATGACGACTTCCAGTCCAAGGCCAAGGTTGGCAAGAAGACCGAGGTAGACGACTGA
- a CDS encoding NapC/NirT family cytochrome c → MGIKAGGSLLTGALLGIVMVAVVFGGEAAVSTTEFCTSCHSMTYPHDELKNSSHYGALGANPGCKDCHIPQGFKNFHLAVATHVVDGARELYLEFANDYSTLEKFNERRLIMAHDARMNLKKWDSNTCRECHKNPQPPGADAKAAHKKMETEGATCIDCHQNLVHKEAPETDLNESKKQGKMVLKPEKKDEDDDEDEE, encoded by the coding sequence ATGGGAATCAAGGCAGGCGGCTCCCTGCTCACAGGCGCGCTGCTGGGGATTGTGATGGTGGCGGTGGTATTCGGCGGCGAGGCCGCCGTCTCCACCACTGAATTCTGCACCAGCTGTCATTCCATGACCTATCCTCATGATGAGTTGAAGAATTCATCGCACTATGGGGCACTGGGCGCCAACCCCGGCTGCAAGGACTGTCACATCCCGCAGGGCTTCAAGAACTTCCACCTGGCCGTGGCCACGCACGTGGTCGACGGTGCGCGCGAGCTGTACCTGGAATTTGCCAACGACTATTCCACGCTGGAGAAATTCAACGAGCGCAGGCTGATCATGGCGCACGATGCGCGCATGAACCTGAAGAAATGGGACAGCAACACCTGCCGGGAATGTCACAAGAATCCCCAGCCCCCGGGAGCTGATGCCAAGGCTGCGCACAAGAAGATGGAAACCGAGGGCGCCACCTGCATCGACTGCCATCAGAACCTGGTGCACAAGGAAGCCCCGGAGACCGACCTCAACGAGAGCAAAAAGCAGGGCAAGATGGTCCTCAAACCCGAGAAAAAGGATGAGGACGATGACGAGGATGAGGAGTAG
- the pstC gene encoding phosphate ABC transporter permease subunit PstC — MIAQSSDAPPHSKRLGYSYRRHLGERVIEALLFLMAFLSVAITLAIVAMLVKESVVFFEHVPLWDFLTDTQWTPLFDDAHYGILPLVSGTVVSSAVALLVAIPMGTITAIYLSEFAPFTVREVAKPFLELLGGVPTVVYGYFALLFVTPLLQKIIPGLPGFSLLSAGLVMGIMIIPYVSSMAEDAMRAVPMNLREGSYAMGATKFQTAIRVVMPAAFSGIAAAYILGISRAVGETMVVAVAAGMQPNLTWNPMEPAATITAYIVQVSLGDLPHGSIGYQTIFAAGLTLLLLTLAFNIVGHVLRKRYREVY, encoded by the coding sequence GTGATAGCACAATCTTCAGACGCACCCCCTCATTCTAAAAGGCTCGGATACAGTTATCGTCGCCATCTCGGCGAGCGCGTCATTGAAGCGTTGCTATTCCTGATGGCGTTTCTCTCGGTCGCAATTACCCTGGCCATTGTGGCAATGCTGGTCAAGGAATCCGTCGTATTTTTTGAACATGTTCCGCTATGGGATTTTCTGACCGATACCCAATGGACACCGCTATTTGATGACGCGCATTACGGGATACTTCCGCTGGTCTCAGGCACGGTGGTAAGTTCCGCCGTGGCTCTCCTGGTCGCCATCCCTATGGGAACGATCACGGCCATATATCTTTCCGAATTCGCGCCCTTTACCGTGCGCGAGGTTGCCAAGCCGTTTCTAGAGTTATTAGGCGGAGTACCGACCGTTGTGTACGGCTATTTCGCATTACTCTTCGTAACACCTCTGTTGCAGAAAATTATCCCGGGACTGCCCGGTTTCAGCCTGTTATCCGCCGGGCTGGTGATGGGAATCATGATTATTCCCTATGTGAGTTCCATGGCTGAAGACGCGATGCGCGCCGTGCCTATGAATCTTCGAGAGGGCTCATATGCAATGGGGGCAACAAAATTCCAGACCGCCATCAGGGTGGTCATGCCGGCGGCATTTTCGGGCATCGCAGCAGCTTATATTTTAGGTATATCCCGCGCGGTCGGAGAGACCATGGTAGTGGCTGTGGCGGCCGGGATGCAGCCGAACTTGACCTGGAACCCGATGGAGCCTGCAGCTACCATTACAGCCTACATCGTACAGGTAAGCCTAGGCGACCTCCCGCATGGCAGCATTGGCTACCAGACCATTTTTGCCGCTGGACTTACTTTGCTGCTATTGACGCTTGCGTTCAATATAGTTGGACACGTGTTACGCAAGCGGTATCGCGAGGTATATTGA
- the pstA gene encoding phosphate ABC transporter permease PstA, whose translation MRDDKDLSEIRSIIARHKLWDLIFMIVGVFVLMIALLTFMALFAHMLIDGWPRLTWDFFTTFPSRRPGSAGILSAWVGTTLVMVVTAIAAVPLGIGAGVYLEEYAAKNIITEIIEINVTNLAGIPSIIYGLLALSLFVHQFGFGQSILSAGLALALLILPVVIVATRESIRAIPVAIREGAYALGATKWQTVADHLLPYSAAGILTGVIIGLARAIGETAPIITIGALTFIAFLPPSPVKDEFPFLSFEWLMAPFTVMPIQMFNWVSRPEEAFQVNAAAAGLILVVMTLTMNALAIYLRYRMRKNIKW comes from the coding sequence ATGCGAGATGACAAAGACCTGAGTGAGATCCGCAGCATTATTGCGCGCCACAAGCTCTGGGATCTCATCTTCATGATCGTCGGCGTGTTTGTGCTGATGATCGCCCTCCTGACCTTCATGGCGTTATTCGCTCACATGCTGATCGATGGGTGGCCGCGGTTGACATGGGATTTCTTCACTACTTTTCCCTCGCGGCGCCCAGGATCAGCCGGGATACTTTCGGCCTGGGTTGGCACGACTTTGGTCATGGTGGTGACTGCCATTGCAGCGGTGCCGCTGGGCATCGGTGCGGGTGTCTATCTGGAAGAATATGCCGCAAAAAATATCATTACCGAGATCATCGAAATCAATGTAACCAATCTTGCGGGGATCCCATCCATCATCTACGGGCTACTGGCTTTGAGTCTGTTCGTCCACCAGTTTGGCTTCGGCCAGAGCATTCTTTCCGCAGGCTTGGCCCTGGCATTACTGATTCTGCCGGTTGTGATTGTGGCAACCCGCGAATCCATCCGCGCTATTCCTGTGGCCATCCGCGAAGGCGCGTACGCACTCGGGGCAACCAAATGGCAAACGGTCGCTGATCATCTGCTACCGTATTCTGCAGCCGGTATCCTGACAGGGGTCATCATTGGTCTGGCCCGAGCAATCGGGGAGACAGCGCCTATTATCACGATCGGGGCGCTGACATTCATCGCGTTTTTGCCGCCATCTCCTGTTAAGGATGAATTTCCTTTTCTGTCTTTCGAGTGGTTGATGGCGCCTTTTACCGTGATGCCGATCCAAATGTTCAACTGGGTTTCGCGACCGGAAGAGGCGTTTCAAGTCAATGCCGCGGCTGCAGGCTTGATACTCGTGGTGATGACCCTCACCATGAACGCGCTTGCTATCTACTTGCGCTATCGCATGCGGAAAAACATCAAATGGTAG
- the pstB gene encoding phosphate ABC transporter ATP-binding protein PstB, producing the protein MVVTAAVIDPLGDPVPARYKSEVKNLSFYYGSFSALKNINMMLHEKQVTALIGPSGCGKSTFLRCFNRMHDLYPGNRYVGEIILHPDNVNILSRTVDPIEVRMRISMVFQKPNPFPKSIYENVAYGLRVRGIRQRAILDEKVEEALRNAALWDEAKDRLHQLAYNLSGGQQQRLCIARALATDPEILLFDEPTSALDPIATASIEELIADLKDKVTILIVTHNMQQAARVSDYTAYMYLGELIEFDVTDNIFIKPKNKQTEDYITGRFG; encoded by the coding sequence ATGGTAGTCACTGCTGCCGTAATTGATCCCCTGGGGGATCCGGTGCCGGCGCGCTATAAATCCGAAGTGAAAAACCTGAGTTTTTACTACGGTTCGTTCTCTGCGCTAAAGAACATCAACATGATGTTGCATGAAAAACAAGTAACTGCTCTGATCGGGCCGTCCGGATGTGGTAAATCCACCTTTTTGCGCTGCTTTAACCGCATGCACGACCTTTATCCGGGTAATCGTTACGTTGGCGAGATCATTTTGCATCCGGACAATGTCAATATCCTTTCGCGGACGGTGGATCCGATTGAAGTGCGGATGCGTATCAGCATGGTATTTCAAAAGCCCAATCCGTTCCCGAAATCGATTTATGAAAATGTTGCGTATGGGCTGCGTGTGCGGGGGATCAGGCAGCGTGCCATTTTAGACGAGAAAGTGGAAGAAGCCCTGCGCAACGCGGCGTTATGGGACGAAGCGAAAGATCGGCTGCATCAGCTTGCCTATAATCTCTCCGGGGGCCAGCAACAACGCTTATGTATAGCTCGAGCCCTGGCGACCGATCCGGAAATCCTGCTGTTCGATGAGCCGACATCTGCGCTTGACCCCATCGCTACCGCCAGTATCGAAGAGCTCATCGCCGATCTGAAGGATAAAGTTACGATCCTTATTGTCACCCATAACATGCAGCAAGCGGCTCGAGTGTCGGATTATACGGCCTATATGTACCTGGGCGAGCTCATCGAATTTGATGTAACGGACAACATTTTCATCAAACCTAAGAATAAACAGACTGAAGATTACATTACCGGACGGTTTGGCTGA
- the tpiA gene encoding triose-phosphate isomerase — protein sequence MATRSKLVAGNWKMHGSTAQNRDLLDAIVSRTAWLEKASIAVAVPYPYLWQAQSILANTHVSWGAQNVSQYEKGAYTGEVSAAMLVDFGCRYAIVGHSERRALFGEDSHTVALKFRAAQAAGLTPILCIGETLDQRETGVTEQVVAEQLDAVIELTGVNALSSSVLAYEPVWAIGTGKTATPQQAQDVHAFIRSRIAAHDPAVSAKLRVLYGGSVKASNAAELFCMPDIDGGLIGGASLVADEFVAICNAAKN from the coding sequence ATGGCGACGCGTTCAAAGCTGGTTGCGGGCAATTGGAAGATGCATGGCAGCACAGCGCAAAATCGGGATTTGCTGGATGCGATCGTCTCGCGGACCGCATGGTTGGAGAAAGCGAGCATTGCTGTGGCTGTACCTTATCCCTATCTTTGGCAGGCACAATCGATATTAGCGAATACCCATGTATCCTGGGGCGCCCAGAATGTCAGCCAGTATGAGAAGGGTGCCTATACAGGCGAGGTTTCCGCAGCGATGCTGGTCGATTTTGGGTGTCGCTATGCGATTGTCGGCCACTCGGAACGGCGAGCGTTGTTTGGTGAGGATAGTCATACCGTGGCGCTCAAATTCAGAGCAGCGCAGGCTGCAGGTTTGACGCCCATCCTGTGTATCGGCGAAACACTCGATCAACGCGAGACTGGGGTTACCGAGCAGGTAGTGGCGGAGCAGCTGGACGCGGTAATCGAACTAACGGGCGTGAACGCACTTTCCAGCTCGGTATTGGCTTATGAACCGGTATGGGCTATTGGAACCGGTAAAACTGCTACGCCGCAACAGGCTCAGGACGTCCACGCGTTTATCCGCAGCAGAATTGCGGCGCACGATCCCGCGGTGTCCGCCAAGCTGCGGGTCCTTTACGGGGGCAGCGTCAAGGCTAGCAACGCGGCCGAGCTGTTCTGCATGCCGGATATCGATGGCGGATTGATCGGCGGCGCCTCGCTTGTTGCCGATGAATTCGTCGCCATCTGCAATGCGGCAAAGAATTAA
- the secG gene encoding preprotein translocase subunit SecG has product METFIWILHVVSAVAVIVLVLLQHGKGADMGAAFGSGSSGSLFGASGSANFLSRTTGALAAVFFVTSLGLTYLSTNKTESGGVMEKATQVQSKPAEPPLPRPTEEGTSKATEIPK; this is encoded by the coding sequence TTGGAAACATTCATCTGGATATTGCACGTCGTGTCGGCTGTGGCAGTCATTGTTCTGGTTCTGCTGCAACACGGCAAAGGAGCCGATATGGGGGCTGCCTTTGGCAGCGGCTCATCGGGAAGCTTGTTTGGTGCCAGTGGCTCGGCAAATTTCTTGAGCAGGACAACGGGCGCGCTGGCTGCCGTCTTTTTCGTTACCAGTCTTGGCCTTACTTATCTTTCGACTAACAAGACCGAGAGTGGGGGGGTGATGGAAAAGGCGACGCAGGTTCAATCGAAGCCCGCAGAGCCGCCGCTTCCTCGTCCAACGGAAGAAGGAACCTCGAAGGCTACAGAGATACCAAAATAA
- a CDS encoding NADH-quinone oxidoreductase subunit A: MLENYFPILLFILIGLAVGVVPMALGWLFAPNRPDSEKLSPYECGFEAFEDARMKFDVRYYLVAILFILFDLEIAFLFPWAVVLNEIGLFGFVAMVIFLGILVVGFIYEWTKGALEWD, from the coding sequence ATGCTCGAAAATTATTTCCCTATCCTGTTATTCATCTTGATTGGCCTTGCCGTCGGCGTGGTGCCTATGGCACTGGGCTGGCTGTTCGCCCCCAATCGTCCTGACAGCGAGAAGCTGTCCCCATATGAATGCGGCTTCGAAGCATTTGAAGATGCGCGCATGAAATTTGACGTCCGCTACTATCTCGTGGCGATCTTATTCATTCTGTTCGATCTGGAGATCGCTTTCCTGTTTCCATGGGCAGTCGTTTTGAATGAGATCGGCTTGTTTGGTTTTGTCGCAATGGTAATTTTTCTGGGTATCCTTGTCGTTGGCTTTATCTATGAGTGGACGAAAGGCGCCCTGGAGTGGGACTAA
- a CDS encoding NuoB/complex I 20 kDa subunit family protein: MSANGVMDKGFITTSLDSVINWGRTGSMWPMTFGLACCAVEMMQAGASRYDLDRFGIVFRPSPRQSDVMIVAGTLCNKMAPALRKVYDQMAEPRWVISMGSCANGGGYYHYSYSVVRGCDRIVPVDIYVPGCPPTAEALLYGIIQLQNKIHRTNTIAR; encoded by the coding sequence ATGAGTGCGAACGGAGTGATGGACAAAGGTTTTATCACCACCAGTCTGGATTCGGTCATCAATTGGGGCCGTACCGGGTCTATGTGGCCGATGACTTTCGGGTTGGCATGCTGTGCGGTGGAAATGATGCAGGCCGGCGCTTCACGTTATGATCTCGACCGTTTTGGCATTGTATTTCGTCCAAGCCCGCGTCAATCGGACGTAATGATCGTCGCCGGCACCCTGTGCAATAAGATGGCCCCAGCGCTACGTAAAGTTTATGACCAGATGGCGGAGCCGCGGTGGGTGATATCCATGGGCTCCTGCGCCAATGGCGGCGGTTATTACCATTACTCTTACTCCGTGGTTCGTGGCTGTGACCGAATAGTGCCGGTGGACATTTATGTTCCCGGCTGTCCCCCCACGGCGGAAGCATTGCTCTACGGCATTATTCAGCTGCAGAACAAAATCCACCGCACCAATACTATTGCCCGTTAA
- a CDS encoding NADH-quinone oxidoreductase subunit C, which yields MTSSRLETLSFCLQNVLADKLVSVSTQLGELTATVHPADLLQVMETLRDNPELRFEMLIDLCGVDYSAYGSEYGPQDDRIGKRFAIVYHLLSLGHNHRLRLKTFADDDEFPVVDSVIDIWPAANWFEREAFDLYGIVFTGHPDLRRILTDYGFIGNPFRKDFPLSGNVEMRYDPDQQRVIYQPVSIEPRQITPKVIREEHYGDSE from the coding sequence ATGACGTCCTCTCGCCTGGAAACGCTCTCCTTTTGCCTGCAAAACGTACTGGCCGATAAGCTTGTCAGCGTGAGTACGCAATTGGGTGAGCTCACCGCAACGGTGCATCCGGCCGATCTGCTGCAGGTGATGGAAACCCTGCGCGACAATCCGGAATTACGTTTCGAGATGCTGATCGATTTATGCGGCGTGGATTACTCCGCCTACGGCTCTGAGTATGGCCCCCAGGATGACCGTATCGGCAAGCGTTTCGCTATCGTTTACCATTTGTTGTCGCTGGGTCATAACCACAGGTTACGACTCAAGACGTTTGCGGATGATGACGAATTTCCGGTTGTAGACTCAGTAATTGACATATGGCCGGCGGCCAACTGGTTTGAGCGCGAGGCGTTCGATCTTTACGGCATTGTTTTTACGGGTCATCCCGATCTGCGGCGTATTCTCACGGATTACGGCTTTATCGGTAATCCGTTCCGCAAGGATTTTCCGCTGAGCGGAAACGTGGAAATGCGTTACGACCCCGACCAGCAACGGGTGATCTATCAGCCGGTCAGCATCGAGCCACGACAGATCACGCCGAAGGTGATCCGCGAAGAACACTATGGGGATAGCGAATGA
- a CDS encoding NADH-quinone oxidoreductase subunit D: MAEIRNYTMNFGPQHPAAHGVLRLVLELDGEVIQRADPHIGLLHRATEKLAENKTFIQSVPYMDRLDYVSMMCNEHAYVMAIEKLLKLEVPLRAQYIRVMFDEITRILNHLLWLGAHALDVGAMTVFLYAFRDREDLMDCYEAVSGARMHAAYYRPGGVYRDLPASMPKYEPSKIHDEKSTRLRNENRTGSLLDFIEDFTNRFPTYVDEYETLLTDNRIWKQRLVGIGVVSPERAKALGFTGPMLRGSGVEWDLRRKQPYEVYDQMDFDIPVGVNGDCYDRYLVRIEEFRQSNRIIRQCVEWLRKNPGPVITDNHKVAPPARVEMKQNMEELIHHFKLFTEGFHVPPGEAYAAVEHPKGEFGIYLVSDGANMPYRLKIRAPGFPHLAALDEMSRGHMIADVVAIIGTQDIVFGEIDR, encoded by the coding sequence ATGGCTGAAATACGTAACTACACCATGAATTTCGGTCCGCAGCATCCTGCTGCGCATGGCGTCCTGCGGCTTGTGCTGGAACTGGACGGTGAGGTGATACAACGCGCTGATCCGCATATCGGTCTGCTGCACCGCGCAACTGAAAAACTCGCCGAGAACAAAACGTTTATACAGTCGGTTCCCTATATGGATCGGCTGGATTATGTCTCGATGATGTGCAACGAGCATGCCTACGTAATGGCGATCGAGAAACTGCTTAAGCTGGAAGTGCCGTTGCGCGCTCAATATATCCGTGTGATGTTCGACGAGATAACGCGAATACTCAACCATCTCTTGTGGCTAGGGGCCCATGCGCTGGACGTAGGGGCGATGACGGTATTTCTTTATGCTTTCCGCGACCGTGAGGACTTGATGGACTGCTATGAGGCGGTATCGGGGGCCAGAATGCATGCGGCCTACTATCGGCCGGGTGGGGTCTATCGTGATTTGCCGGCATCCATGCCGAAATACGAGCCTTCCAAAATACATGACGAAAAAAGCACCCGGCTACGTAATGAAAATCGCACGGGCTCGCTGTTGGACTTTATAGAAGACTTTACAAACCGGTTTCCGACCTATGTGGATGAGTACGAAACGCTGTTGACCGATAACCGGATATGGAAGCAGCGGCTTGTAGGTATTGGGGTGGTATCCCCGGAGCGTGCCAAGGCGCTGGGCTTCACAGGTCCCATGCTGCGCGGTTCGGGCGTGGAATGGGATTTGCGGAGGAAGCAACCCTATGAGGTTTACGATCAAATGGATTTTGATATACCGGTGGGCGTGAACGGAGACTGTTACGACCGCTATCTGGTTCGAATTGAAGAATTCCGCCAATCGAATCGTATCATCAGGCAGTGCGTCGAATGGCTGCGCAAGAACCCGGGGCCGGTCATCACCGACAATCATAAGGTCGCACCGCCTGCTCGCGTGGAAATGAAACAGAACATGGAAGAGCTGATTCATCATTTCAAACTCTTTACCGAAGGCTTCCACGTTCCTCCGGGTGAGGCCTATGCCGCGGTCGAACATCCTAAAGGTGAATTCGGGATCTATCTGGTATCGGATGGCGCCAACATGCCATACCGCCTGAAAATCCGCGCCCCCGGATTTCCTCATTTGGCGGCCCTCGATGAAATGTCCAGGGGGCATATGATCGCGGATGTGGTCGCCATTATCGGTACACAGGATATCGTGTTCGGGGAAATCGACCGATAA
- the nuoE gene encoding NADH-quinone oxidoreductase subunit NuoE has translation MLSAESIEKIDHELAKYPADQRQSAVMSALAIAQDEKGWLATETMDFIAHYIGMPPIAVYEVATFYNMYNLQPLGKYKITICTNLPCALSGGNDAAAHMKQKLGIGFNETTTDGLFTLKEGECMGACGDAPVLLVNNKRMCSFMSNENINQLLEELSK, from the coding sequence ATGTTAAGTGCAGAATCCATAGAAAAAATTGATCATGAGCTGGCTAAATACCCAGCTGATCAACGCCAGTCGGCGGTAATGTCGGCGCTCGCCATTGCTCAGGATGAGAAAGGGTGGCTAGCCACCGAAACAATGGATTTTATTGCCCATTATATTGGCATGCCGCCTATCGCAGTGTATGAGGTCGCGACCTTTTACAACATGTACAATTTGCAGCCTCTGGGCAAATACAAGATCACCATTTGTACGAATCTGCCTTGCGCGCTGTCCGGTGGCAATGACGCTGCGGCGCATATGAAACAAAAGTTGGGCATCGGTTTTAATGAAACGACCACGGACGGGCTGTTTACGTTGAAAGAAGGTGAATGCATGGGCGCCTGCGGCGACGCGCCCGTGCTACTGGTTAATAACAAACGTATGTGCAGTTTCATGTCCAATGAGAACATTAACCAATTGCTGGAGGAGTTGAGCAAATGA
- the nuoF gene encoding NADH-quinone oxidoreductase subunit NuoF codes for MTQPTQVLLAGLNPSDPNDWRLQNYQQREGYVALRKILEEKIPPEKIIEEVKKSALRGRGGAGFPTGLKWSFMPKQYEGDKYLVCNSDEGEPGTFKDRDIMRHNPHILIEGMAIGAYAMGIKAGYNYIHGEIWDTYERMEEAVEEARAAGWLGKNILGSDFSFQLYNHHGYGAYICGEETALLESLEGKKGQPRFKPPFPASFGLYGKPTTINNTETFASVPWIIRNGGEKFLQLGKPNNGGTKLFSVSGHVNKPGNYEVPLGTPFKTLLEMAGGMRGDRKLKGCIPGGSSMPVLPGDIMMETDMDYDSIAKAGSMLGSGAVIIMDETTCMVRALERLSYFYYEESCGQCTPCREGTGWLYRVVHRIETGKGRMEDLDLLNSVADNIQGRTICALGDAAAMPVRAMIQHFRDEFAYHIEHKKCLV; via the coding sequence ATGACCCAGCCTACCCAGGTGTTATTGGCCGGGTTGAACCCCTCGGACCCAAATGACTGGCGTCTCCAGAATTACCAGCAGCGCGAGGGTTATGTTGCGCTGAGAAAAATCCTTGAGGAAAAGATACCACCTGAAAAAATCATAGAGGAAGTAAAAAAATCGGCCCTGCGTGGCCGTGGCGGCGCAGGGTTTCCGACCGGATTGAAGTGGAGCTTCATGCCCAAGCAGTATGAGGGCGATAAATACCTGGTGTGCAATTCGGATGAGGGCGAGCCCGGCACTTTCAAGGACCGCGACATCATGCGCCACAATCCGCATATCCTGATCGAAGGCATGGCTATCGGCGCATATGCCATGGGTATCAAGGCGGGCTACAACTATATACATGGCGAAATTTGGGACACGTACGAACGGATGGAAGAGGCGGTCGAGGAGGCGCGGGCGGCCGGGTGGCTGGGAAAAAATATCCTCGGTTCGGATTTCAGTTTCCAGTTATATAACCATCATGGTTACGGCGCCTATATCTGCGGCGAGGAAACGGCGCTGCTCGAATCATTGGAAGGAAAGAAAGGCCAACCCCGCTTCAAGCCGCCGTTTCCAGCAAGTTTTGGCCTCTATGGCAAGCCAACCACCATCAATAATACCGAGACGTTTGCCTCGGTGCCCTGGATCATTCGAAATGGTGGCGAGAAATTTTTGCAGCTGGGAAAGCCCAACAATGGCGGGACGAAACTTTTTTCGGTTTCGGGTCACGTCAATAAGCCCGGCAATTATGAGGTCCCGTTGGGCACACCGTTTAAGACACTGCTGGAAATGGCCGGCGGCATGCGTGGCGACCGGAAACTGAAGGGCTGCATTCCGGGCGGCTCATCCATGCCGGTATTGCCAGGCGACATCATGATGGAGACGGACATGGACTACGATTCCATCGCCAAGGCGGGATCCATGCTGGGTTCCGGCGCGGTCATCATAATGGACGAAACGACCTGTATGGTAAGAGCCCTGGAGCGGCTTTCATACTTTTATTATGAGGAATCCTGCGGTCAATGCACGCCTTGCCGGGAGGGCACGGGTTGGCTTTATCGCGTGGTGCACCGCATCGAAACCGGTAAGGGGCGGATGGAGGATCTGGATCTCCTCAACAGCGTCGCCGACAATATTCAGGGGCGAACCATTTGCGCGCTGGGCGATGCCGCGGCCATGCCGGTGCGTGCCATGATCCAGCATTTTCGGGACGAGTTCGCCTATCATATTGAGCACAAGAAATGCCTGGTGTAA